The DNA region ATGCGCGGCCCCGCTTCTTTTTGCCTCACACAGAGACACAGAGGATACGGAAAGAACGGCGGAGACTTCCCCGTGCGGAACGGATTGTGCTTCCCCCCGCACCCCGGACCATTCACCGCACCCGTCACACTACGGGCGCGCCGCCGTCCTGCTGTGCCTGGAAACGGATGTGAGCATCGACACCATGACCCTCGAGTCGCCGGACGCGGCGGACGACACCCTCCGCGTACGCGCCAACAAGCTGGACCTGTTGGAGCGGCTGGCCGACGACCTGGCGCACGAGATCAAGAACCCGCTCCACTCCATGGTCATCAACCTGGAGGTGCTGAAGCGGCGGGTGGCGCGCGCCGTCGGCGAAACCGACGAGATGCAGCGCAACTTCGCCGTGCTCAGCGGCGAGATGGAGCGCGTCAACCGGCGCATCGAGCTCCTCCTGCGGCTGTCGCGCCCCGGGCGCGGCGCGGAGACCACCACGCTCCGCGACCTCACCGAGGAGCTGATGGAGCTGATCCAGCTCGAGGCACGCCAGCGCGAGGCCGCCGTCGACTTCCGGCCGGGGGACGGGGTGACGCGCGTCTTCATCCCGCGCGAGCCCACGCGGCAGGTGATCCTCAACCTGGTGCTCGATGCGCTCGACGCCGTCGGACCCGGGGCCACCATGAGCATCGTGCTGGACGAGGCGGAGGGGAGCGCCGTCCTCTCCGTGGAGACGAGCGGGGCGGGGCTGGAGCCGCCGGCCGAGAGCGCCGAGCGGGTGGCCGTGGCGCGCTACCTGGCCGAGAAGATGGGCGGCCGCGTGGAGGGCGACGCGGCGGGGATGCGCGTGCTGAAGGTGCCGCTGGCGCGCTGATGAGGCAGGGGCGCCGCCAGGCGCCATCTGCATACTGCGTAGCGGGTTGCGGTGCAACGGGTTGACCGCGCCCCGCCGCGTTCCTATCTTGCGGGTCACTATATATATCAGGCAACACCTCCAGGGCGACGGCATGCTTCAAAAGATTCTCGTAGCGGACGACGA from Longimicrobium sp. includes:
- a CDS encoding histidine kinase dimerization/phospho-acceptor domain-containing protein, producing the protein MSIDTMTLESPDAADDTLRVRANKLDLLERLADDLAHEIKNPLHSMVINLEVLKRRVARAVGETDEMQRNFAVLSGEMERVNRRIELLLRLSRPGRGAETTTLRDLTEELMELIQLEARQREAAVDFRPGDGVTRVFIPREPTRQVILNLVLDALDAVGPGATMSIVLDEAEGSAVLSVETSGAGLEPPAESAERVAVARYLAEKMGGRVEGDAAGMRVLKVPLAR